The genomic interval CGCTGCTGTAACTAGGTACACTGCCACCGTATTGTCCACTGCCAGGAGCAGACCGCATGTGGGGACGAACGTAAGTACCGTCTTTACGATAGTATCCACGGACGCTTACAGACCTTCCAAAACTTCCATGTCCTCCCTTTCCACGTGCCAATGCTTCCAAAGGAGTGGAATAAAATGTACTACAAACTAAAATTCCAAGAACGATTGTCCTAAAGTTCATGCGCTCAATCTGCTAAGGGTATACTTCCTGTCTCAGGCTATATGCAGACAGTCCGTAGTTGTTCTCAAGTAGCTATAGAACTTTTATATTTGGGAACAACTTGTTATACTTTTCCTTTACATAAGTGAAAAACTTAAAAAATCTATAAATCATAAGTCCTGTTTAACTGTTTATGGTGAAAATCACCATAATTGCCTATTTATGCCTTGAAATTGTGTGCCAGTTGAGAGGTTTAGATACTCTGATACCTAAACCACGGTGAAACGTTGAAATTTAGTTGTCGTTTACTATGAAACGACAATAGAATGAAAGGGTGAGCCTAAAATTAATAAGCTAAGCACAAATGCCTAAAGTAAACGGTAAAGGTCAAGCGGCAATTTTGAGCAACGATCAAATCGATCAGGTTATCAAACTCTGTAGAGAACCCTATAACCTGGCTGTTGCGATCGCTGCTTACACAGGTTGTCGAATGGGTGAAGCGATTCAACTAAGGGCAGAAAACTTAGACCTGGCAGCAGGCATTATCACTCTGACTCACACTAAGACCGGACGCACAAGGGAAGTAGTGATGCATCCTGAATTAGTGGTGATACTGGCTGATGCTGAATTACCCACATGTGGGTATCTGTTCCCATCACCTAGAACATCAGGACATATCACCAGACAAGCAGTAGACAAGGAACTGAGAGAGGTTTGCGAGGCTCTAGAAATTAGAGGGGTAGGAACCCATAGCTTTAGGCGATCGCTGGCAACTAATCTACACGGCAAAGGTATCCCATTGAAAACGATCGCCAGCATTACCGGACATGAAAGCCTTAATGAGCTTTCACGGTATCTGGACGTTACACCAGAGCAACAAAAAGCAGCTATTCTGGCTCGATGAAAGAGATATATACCCTTGTAAAGATCGGATGATGGAAATTCTTTCTATCCTGTTTGCAGCAAGAGGGATAGTTAGTAGTAGAGTATTCGACCTAAGTTGAGCGATAACGTTTGATGTTAAATGCAGCGCAGAAGAAAATTTTTAGCGGATTAGCTCTAGGGGTATTACTTGGTTGTTACTCAACCCCTGTGTCAGCGGCAGATAATAATTTAATTTTCGTTGGGAAAGATTCTGAAAACCATAGATACTACCTCAATAGGAATTGGCTTAAAGCAGAAGAAAACGGGTTTGTTGATTTTGTATACACTATGCGACTTCCAGAACCTGATTCTAACGGAATTTTGTTT from Kovacikia minuta CCNUW1 carries:
- a CDS encoding tyrosine-type recombinase/integrase, with product MPKVNGKGQAAILSNDQIDQVIKLCREPYNLAVAIAAYTGCRMGEAIQLRAENLDLAAGIITLTHTKTGRTREVVMHPELVVILADAELPTCGYLFPSPRTSGHITRQAVDKELREVCEALEIRGVGTHSFRRSLATNLHGKGIPLKTIASITGHESLNELSRYLDVTPEQQKAAILAR